Sequence from the Thermocoleostomius sinensis A174 genome:
AATAAGATATCGGCTCTCAGCACAGCGGATGTGCCGCCAAGCGAGATGATTGAACGCAAGAAGATGTTTTCTGGTGAGCCGAACTGGTTGCAACACAATTAGGGACAACCACCATGAAGATTTTGCTGGTGGAAGATGATGAGTCAATGGCAGCCATGCTAGTGTCTGCTCTGATGGCCGATCGCCATACCGTCAATATTGCTACCGATGGGCATATGGGGTTAATGCTGGCCCAAACCTACGATTATGACTTGGTTGTGCTAGACGATCTGGTTCCGCACCTGGATGGCATTAGCGTTTGCCGACGTTTGCGATCGCAAGGGCTACAGATGCCCATTCTCTTGCTGACCGTTAAAGATTCCCAAACCGATAAGATTGTGGGGCTGAATGCTGGGGCTGATGATTATGTGGTCAAACCGTTTGATATGGAAGAACTGCGGGCGCGAGTGCGGGCCCTGCTGCGCCGTTGTAATACCTCGCTTGCAACCGTGCTCACCTGGGAACAGCTTTGCCTTGACCCCGATGCCAACACAGTCACCTATGACAGTGTACCCATTGCGCTGACTCCTAAAGAATTCGGCATTCTAGAATTATTCTTGCGCCATCCCCAACGGGTATTCAGCCGCAGCGCGATTATCGATCGCCTTTGGTCCTTAGAAGACTCTCCTGCCGAAAGTGCCGTTACGACTCACATTAAAGATCTACGGCAAAAGTTGAAAGCGGGTGGCATGGCGATCGACTTAATTGAAACTGTATATGGATTGGGATATCGCCTCAAACCTCCTCCCAATACATCTTCTGCCGCGCCAAGTGTGGACACTAACAAACCAGCTTTGGTGCAACGAGTGATGGACAAGTTCAAGGACTCGTTTGTGTCCCAAGTTGCAGTATTGCAGCAGGCAGAAGCCGCCCTCCGCTCTGGCGAGTTGACAGACACGCTGCAAGCAACAGCCAGGCAGGAAGCTCATAAGCTAGCTGGATCGCTGGGTATTTTTGGTCATCCCGAAGGGTCTGAGTTGGCCCGCGAGGCAGAACAATTGCTGACCCAAGCAACTAGTTGCCATCACATCTCTGTGTCCGCTTTTTCACAAATAGTCGCAGCCCTGCAAAAAACCATTGTCCAGTTTACCCTTCCTTCAGAGATTTCGCCTCTTTCCACCGAGAATGCAGCATTTACGGCAAATTCATCCCAAGGTGTGGCGGCGTATGCAGCAACCGATGCCGATTTGAATGCCTCTGTAACTTCCAATCCCTCCGTTCTAGACTCTGCTTCCTCACCTGCGCATACTCAGGTGGTGCTGGTGTTAAGTCAAGATTTGGTATTGACAGCCTCGCTGCAAGCAACGGCAGCGAACTGGCAGCTACAGTTACATCCGATGACGGAACTTGAAGCGGTGTGGACAGCGATCGCCCATACTCAAATAGATGGGGTTCTGCTAGATTTAAGCATCACCGATTTGCTCAGCGAAAGCCTATTGTTTCTAGCAGAGTTTACGCATCTCTACCCTGATCTCCCCGTTGTGGTGCTCTCTGAACGGGATAGTTTAGGCGATCGTGTTAATGTTTCTCGGTTGGGTAGCAAAGCATTTTTATCGAAACCCATCTCTGCTGAGGAGGTTCTCCAAGTCATTTCTCAAGCATTGCCCCAGGTGCAGAATGGCGAATCTAAGGTGTTGATTGTGGATGATGATCCGGCCGTCTTAGTGGCGTTGAAATCACTGCTGCAACCGTGGGGACTGCACGTCACTACTCTCAGAGATCCAAAGCAGTTTTGGGAGCAGTTAGTTGCAACTCAGCCTGATCTGGTTGTCGTAGATTTAGAAATGCCAACGTTCAGCGGCATTGATCTCTGCCAAGTGGTGCGTCATGATCCGCGTTGGGGCGATCTCCCTATTTTGGTTGTGACGGCTCACACCAATGCCGAGTCCATTCGTCAGGTATTCGCGGCTGGAGCCGATGATTTTATTGCCAAACCCGTTGTCGGCCCAGAATTGGTGACACGCATCATTAGCCGACTGGAACGGATTCGATCGCGCCGTCATCCCCCTGGAAGCACTGTCCAGTCTGAGGAAACCCCATGACGAGGCGAATTTTAGTGATTGATGATGAAGAGCGAATTCGGGTCGTTGTTCAAGTCTGTTTAGAAGAACTAGCAGGCTGGAACGTGGTTTTGGCAGAATCGGGAGAAGAAGGCATTGCCTACGCCAAAGCGGAAGAAATTGATGCGATTCTACTTGATGTTTCCATGCCAGACCTAGATGGAGTTGAAGTCTTTCGCCTCCTACAATCTGATGCAACGACGTGCAACATTCCAGTGATTTTGCTAACAGCCAAAACATCCCGCCACGATCGCGCCAGCTTTATTGCCGTTGGAGTGACAGGCGTTTTAGCCAAACCGTTTGATGCATTGACCTTGCCTCATCAAATTGCTGAGATCTTGGGGTGGGCACCTATCCCATAACTCCCCATTCATCAACCCATTCATCAACGTGGAGTGTATGGCGGGAAATAGGTATGCGAGTTTTGCTCGGTCAACAATCAAATACTATGTCTGCCGTTCAATTCGCAAGGTTGAATCTGCTGAGGAAATCTGGTGGCGCCTCATCCTATTTGCCGGCTAACCTCTCGTCAACTGGCAATTCAACAGACTGCCGAGTTCGATCGAGCAGGGCATAAAACGGCTGCCAATCGTCGTCTTGAGCGATCGGCTCCCAAACTGCTTCAATTTCGGGGCGAATGATCACCGTCATAGGATTATGTTGCCGTAGGCGTTGAGCCACTGCGTCCATCTCGTCGATCGGCAGATGGTTAAGCACTTGATGGTAGAACTGCCGCCATTGCTGAAACAACACTGACACTGTTTCGGCTTGGGCTTGCGGTGCGTCTATTTCCGCTTGCGCAAAAATATGAGTTGCATCCTCTCGCCAGTTTGGGGCAAACTGTTGACGCAAGGCCAAGAAGAAATCGTGATATCCCACTTTGCTTTCCCACAACAGTTTCAGGGTGCGGCGCAATAATTCCTGTCCTACTTCGATCGATATTCCTTCTAAACTCACCTCAAATCCCAGCTTGCGCACCATTCGCTCGCAGTAAGTTCTTTCATAATGAACATCAAACTGGGCGAGCACCGTTTCCATTTCGAATGCTTCGATCAATCCCTTCAGCGGCACTTGCAACATCTGCAAATTCCATAGACAGGCAGTGGGTTGATTGCCATAGCAGTAGCGCCCATAGTAGTCAAAATAAGCAGCCGTGAACTGTGGATCATACTGCTGAATGAACGCATAGGGGCCATAGTCAAAGCTTTCGGCGGCGATCGACATATTGTCGGTGTTCAGCACGGCATGGCAAAACCCTACCGACATCCACTGTGCGGCTAGTTCTGCTACTCGTTGTACCAATTCAGCATAGAAGCGCAGATAAGCATCGGGTTGATCGATTAAATGGGGGTAGTAAAACTGAATCACATGATTCAACAACGTTTGGGTTAAATCTTGCCGTCCCAAATAGTGCAGCCGCTCAAACGTGCCAAAGCGAATGTGCGATCGGGCTACGCGCACCATCACCGACGATCGAGTGGGCGAAGGTTCATCTCCCCGCCATAGGGCTTCCCCCGTTTCAATTAAACTCAGACAACGAGACGTTCTCACCCCTAAACGGTGTAGCATTTCTGCCGCCAATACCTCGCGCACTCCTCCCTTCAGCGTCAGCCGTCCGTCGGCTCCTCTAGAGTAGGGCGTGGTTCCTGAGCCTTTCGTGCCCAAATCATACAATTCTCCTTGTACGTCGCGTACCTGTCCATAGAGAAACCCGCGCCCATCGCCCAAGCGAGAGTTATATTCGCCAAACTGATAGCCGTGATAGCGCATTGCTAAAAACGGCTGTCGTCCCCGAAAGTAGCCAAAAGCGTCGATGAAATCAGCATCAGACACTGTATCCGGCCGAAGTCCAAACCGTAACAGCAGATCGTCATTGCGAAACCGCAGCGTATGACGCGGAAATTCTGCGGCAGTCACACTATCGTAATAATCATCTCCTAAGCGTTCAAAGGCAGGCTCATAGGCTAGCTCTGTGAGTGGATTGGAGACATGAAAGCGATCGATCGAGTCAGGTAGCACCATTGATTTGGAAGAAAAGGTAGACAAGAACCTCCTTTCAGTCTATCGACTCCCTCTCGCCCAATCCCTAACTTTCCCAGAAAGTACAAAAGGGAGAGCCTTTTGGCAACTCTCCCAACCATCAGGGTGCATCTACTTAGCACATTATGCCATCTGAGGGGTGGGGGGTGTCACCCCCTAAAGGAATTTGTTTACAAAAAGTTTAAATAGATGCCTAGCCTCCACTCTTAGCGAGCACCCGCTTGTGATCCCTAGGTAGAGCGAGCGGTTGAGCGTACTTTGGGGAGCGCTGATGATTTAAACAAAAATAAAGGAGAGTCGTTGAACAACTCTCCCAACCATCAGGGTGCATCTACTTAGCACATTATGCCATCTGAGGGGTGGGGGGTGTCACCCCCTAAGCAAAAAAATTTTATGGTAAGGCTATAGAAAAGGTTGATAGAGGCGTTGTGCGTTACGCCAGAGAATATCGATGGCTGCCTCTTCAGCTTCTTGGGCGCTCAGATCGCCCGATTGAATGGCATCTTCCAAAACTTGGCTCAGTCCGGCTCGTCCCCATTTGGCCCCTAGATAGTACAACTCTGGAATGAGGTGAGCATCCGAAGAATACACAATTTTACTGGTAGGGCTAAGTTCTAACAGCATCTCCAGACAACGCTTCATTCCTATAACACTGAGAAACGGAACGGCAAGTCCTGTATCAACATACACGTGAGGGTATACAGAGGCCAAATAGCCTGCTTCCTGAGTGTAGGGATAGGAGGCATGAAGCAAGACGATCGGCACTTGACGATAGTGTGGATTTTCTAGTAGGGGTCGCAAATGCAGAGGATTCGCCAGCCGCAAATCTAGATCTGGATCACCAAATCCTGAGTGAAACTGCACCGGCAGGTGGTATTGTGCCGCGATCGCCAGCGCTTCGTGGAGCAAAAAATCAATCAAGGCTTTGTCGCTGAGGCGAATTTGCTCTGGATACTGTTCTTTTAGGGCATAGAAGCGATCGGCGGCTAGATCAAGGGGAATGGACTGAATATCCAACCCGCTGCGGTAGGCGGCGATGCTCTTCAAGCCTACAACACCTTTCGGTGGCGGATTTAGTTCACTGCGAAACCATTCCAAAAAGATCTCAAACCGATCGACTTGGTTCATTAGTTGCTCGGCCAGCCATTCAATGCGCAACAATCGCTGAATCGACGTAAATTGCTGATGCCACTCCCAAGGCAGAATGGTGTCGGGCAAAAACCCGTCATCGAGATACACAGCTTGCAAATTGGCCGCCTCAAAGCAGCACCGAGTTAAGGCTTCTAGCCCTAGCTGCGATCGGCGGTCTAAAATGGCGGCTTCTGTGGGGTGACAATCCAGTAATTGGGCGATGTCGCGTAGGCTGCGGCGATAGAACAGCGTCGATCGAGCATGATGATGAACCACTTCAGGATCATATCCCTCGGTGAAGGCACAGACATAGGGCGTAGCGGCTGCCACATCCGAGCGCACTAGATTGTGGGCATGTTGATCGATCGCTGCAATGCCAGATAAATCTATCATGCTACATTCATCCCCCTCCGTGACAAGTGGGGGGAGCAGGCAACAGCGACACGTGGGCACTCACTACCCGCCAGCCATCGGGGGTACGCATCCAAGTTTGGCTTTGTCTACCGTGTTGTCTGCCGCGTTGAAACTCAGTATTGGCCGTAGCAAAATCGCGCCCGTAGGTGGTGATGATTGTATTTTTCAACGTGCGATCGAGTCCAATGGCCGATCGGGCGGTTCGAAAGGCAGCAATGGCTTCATAGCCATATAAATTCTCGGTAACGCCATAGCGAATGGTGTGCGGACTGTGCCAAAACAGTCGATCGAGAACCGGAACTTGATTTTGCACCAAAGCCACTTCGTATTGCTCGAAGGCAGCGGTTACTTCCATCACCACATCGGCAAGATTGATTTCCATAGTATTGATTTCCATTGTGATATCTATTGTGATATCCACGCAACTTAGGATAATAGAGAAGCATTGAGCAATGGACTAGCTAGGGTTGTTGTTGCTGAATTCCCGTCATGAATAGCGAAGAATTAGCGAAGTATCTGGAAACCACTAACAATATCTTTAAACCGTGGTTACTGATTCAACTGCGTCTCAAAAAGCTACAAGAGCAAAAGAACGAGCTTTCTGCCCCTGAGTATGAACAAGCTTTGTCTGACATTCACCAAGACTTGATGAATTTGGGAGAGTGGTGGGTTGGACGCGAAGATGAAGTCTTTTAAGTCCAGCGCACAAGACAACACTTTACCGCAATAATTAGTTCACCGTCAGGGGTGTTTAGGCTTGGCATCAGGAAGTTTGCCTTAACCGAGAAACCAGAATGGCGATCGCAAACAGTCCAAACTGAGCAACGACAATGCTGGGGCCAGACGCCAAATTCCAGGCCGCAGACATGACAATTCCTAAGATTGCGCTCAATGCTCCTATCCCAATTGCCAGCAACACATACCACGCAAACTGATGGCTGATTAACTTCGCAGTTGCAGCAGGAATGACCAAAAATGCATTGACCAACAAGACCCCAACAGCTTTGATGGCTACCGCTACCGCTAGCGAAAGCAACACAATGAACCAAGCCTGATGCTGTTGAACCGCTACCCCTTGTGCTTTGGCCATGCCTTCATGCAGTGTCAATAATACTTGGGCCCGATGGGTTAGCAGCAAAGACACGGCGCTTACGAGGCAAACCATCGTAGTCAACCACAGATCGATCGATTGGATAGCCAAGATATCACCGAATAGTAAATTCATCAAGTTGCCACGATAGCCTTCAACAAAACTTAGAGCAAGTATGGCACCTGCCAGAGACACTGAAAAGACAATATTGAGAACAGCGTCACTCCATAAATTGGTTTGAGAGATGAGATAAATTACACCAAGTCCAAACAATACTGTGAATGGTAACAGCGCCAGTGTTGGATTAAGGTTAAACAACACTGCAAGAACAATGCCCAGTAACGCTGCGTGACCAACAGTGTGACTGAAGAAAGAAAGCTGGCGTAAAATTGCAAAACTGCCTAAAAGTCCCCCCAATATTCCTGTCAAAATTCCTCCTAGTAGCGCTCGCTGCATGAAGGGAAAGGACATTAATTCAGTGATGCGATCGAGGGTGTCTAGCATGGCAAAGCGGGTTATATATACAAATGAGTTGGGATCATCCTATCTAGTGTTGATGGCGGTATCGAGCAAACTGAGGTCCATACGCGGCTATCAGATTTTCGATAGAGAGGGTAACGTCCGGTGTACCTTGGCAAACAATCGATCGATTCAAACAAATTACCTGGTCGCAGAATCGACTGACCATCTCTAAATCATGAGAAATTTGCAAAATCGTCCAGCCATGGTTCAACTTTAGTTGATTCAACAAGTGATAGAATTCCGCTTCGGCTTGATAGTCGAGTCCTGCTGGGGCTTCGTCTAGGATGAGCAAACGACGTGGTTGTACCAAGCAATAGGCCAGCAGCACCCGCTTGGTTTCACCACCAGATAATCTGCCGATCGACTGGTGAATGAGATGACAGGCATTCACTCGCGTTAGGGCCTGCACCACCGCCCGCTGCCGAGCGATTCGGCTTCGCCACGGCAAGCTGATTCCAGGACGCCCCCATCCCAACGCTACAAATTCTGCAACCGTCATAGGAATGCCACGATCGAACAAAAAGCTCTGCGGCAAATAGGCAATCTGAGGACGAACAGACACCGGAATTTTTCCAGCGCGAATCGATCGCCCCAAAAGTGAG
This genomic interval carries:
- a CDS encoding response regulator; the encoded protein is MKILLVEDDESMAAMLVSALMADRHTVNIATDGHMGLMLAQTYDYDLVVLDDLVPHLDGISVCRRLRSQGLQMPILLLTVKDSQTDKIVGLNAGADDYVVKPFDMEELRARVRALLRRCNTSLATVLTWEQLCLDPDANTVTYDSVPIALTPKEFGILELFLRHPQRVFSRSAIIDRLWSLEDSPAESAVTTHIKDLRQKLKAGGMAIDLIETVYGLGYRLKPPPNTSSAAPSVDTNKPALVQRVMDKFKDSFVSQVAVLQQAEAALRSGELTDTLQATARQEAHKLAGSLGIFGHPEGSELAREAEQLLTQATSCHHISVSAFSQIVAALQKTIVQFTLPSEISPLSTENAAFTANSSQGVAAYAATDADLNASVTSNPSVLDSASSPAHTQVVLVLSQDLVLTASLQATAANWQLQLHPMTELEAVWTAIAHTQIDGVLLDLSITDLLSESLLFLAEFTHLYPDLPVVVLSERDSLGDRVNVSRLGSKAFLSKPISAEEVLQVISQALPQVQNGESKVLIVDDDPAVLVALKSLLQPWGLHVTTLRDPKQFWEQLVATQPDLVVVDLEMPTFSGIDLCQVVRHDPRWGDLPILVVTAHTNAESIRQVFAAGADDFIAKPVVGPELVTRIISRLERIRSRRHPPGSTVQSEETP
- a CDS encoding response regulator, with amino-acid sequence MTRRILVIDDEERIRVVVQVCLEELAGWNVVLAESGEEGIAYAKAEEIDAILLDVSMPDLDGVEVFRLLQSDATTCNIPVILLTAKTSRHDRASFIAVGVTGVLAKPFDALTLPHQIAEILGWAPIP
- a CDS encoding protein adenylyltransferase SelO, with translation MVLPDSIDRFHVSNPLTELAYEPAFERLGDDYYDSVTAAEFPRHTLRFRNDDLLLRFGLRPDTVSDADFIDAFGYFRGRQPFLAMRYHGYQFGEYNSRLGDGRGFLYGQVRDVQGELYDLGTKGSGTTPYSRGADGRLTLKGGVREVLAAEMLHRLGVRTSRCLSLIETGEALWRGDEPSPTRSSVMVRVARSHIRFGTFERLHYLGRQDLTQTLLNHVIQFYYPHLIDQPDAYLRFYAELVQRVAELAAQWMSVGFCHAVLNTDNMSIAAESFDYGPYAFIQQYDPQFTAAYFDYYGRYCYGNQPTACLWNLQMLQVPLKGLIEAFEMETVLAQFDVHYERTYCERMVRKLGFEVSLEGISIEVGQELLRRTLKLLWESKVGYHDFFLALRQQFAPNWREDATHIFAQAEIDAPQAQAETVSVLFQQWRQFYHQVLNHLPIDEMDAVAQRLRQHNPMTVIIRPEIEAVWEPIAQDDDWQPFYALLDRTRQSVELPVDERLAGK
- a CDS encoding amidohydrolase family protein — protein: MIDLSGIAAIDQHAHNLVRSDVAAATPYVCAFTEGYDPEVVHHHARSTLFYRRSLRDIAQLLDCHPTEAAILDRRSQLGLEALTRCCFEAANLQAVYLDDGFLPDTILPWEWHQQFTSIQRLLRIEWLAEQLMNQVDRFEIFLEWFRSELNPPPKGVVGLKSIAAYRSGLDIQSIPLDLAADRFYALKEQYPEQIRLSDKALIDFLLHEALAIAAQYHLPVQFHSGFGDPDLDLRLANPLHLRPLLENPHYRQVPIVLLHASYPYTQEAGYLASVYPHVYVDTGLAVPFLSVIGMKRCLEMLLELSPTSKIVYSSDAHLIPELYYLGAKWGRAGLSQVLEDAIQSGDLSAQEAEEAAIDILWRNAQRLYQPFL
- the hpxZ gene encoding oxalurate catabolism protein HpxZ; its protein translation is MEINLADVVMEVTAAFEQYEVALVQNQVPVLDRLFWHSPHTIRYGVTENLYGYEAIAAFRTARSAIGLDRTLKNTIITTYGRDFATANTEFQRGRQHGRQSQTWMRTPDGWRVVSAHVSLLPAPPTCHGGG
- a CDS encoding metal ABC transporter permease, which codes for MLDTLDRITELMSFPFMQRALLGGILTGILGGLLGSFAILRQLSFFSHTVGHAALLGIVLAVLFNLNPTLALLPFTVLFGLGVIYLISQTNLWSDAVLNIVFSVSLAGAILALSFVEGYRGNLMNLLFGDILAIQSIDLWLTTMVCLVSAVSLLLTHRAQVLLTLHEGMAKAQGVAVQQHQAWFIVLLSLAVAVAIKAVGVLLVNAFLVIPAATAKLISHQFAWYVLLAIGIGALSAILGIVMSAAWNLASGPSIVVAQFGLFAIAILVSRLRQTS
- a CDS encoding metal ABC transporter ATP-binding protein encodes the protein MMETVLAVERLSVYRGTHQVVHDVSFALEAGTDTALIGPNGAGKSTLVQALLGIIPWQSGDVSLLGRSIRAGKIPVSVRPQIAYLPQSFLFDRGIPMTVAEFVALGWGRPGISLPWRSRIARQRAVVQALTRVNACHLIHQSIGRLSGGETKRVLLAYCLVQPRRLLILDEAPAGLDYQAEAEFYHLLNQLKLNHGWTILQISHDLEMVSRFCDQVICLNRSIVCQGTPDVTLSIENLIAAYGPQFARYRHQH